The following proteins come from a genomic window of Ammospiza nelsoni isolate bAmmNel1 chromosome 6, bAmmNel1.pri, whole genome shotgun sequence:
- the SLC25A29 gene encoding mitochondrial basic amino acids transporter isoform X4, whose amino-acid sequence MALDFLAGCVGGAAGVLVGHPFDTVKAFGLYKGIGSPMMGLTFINALVFGVQGNTLRALGKDTPLNQFIAGSAAGAIQCVICCPMELAKTRMQLQGTGEYKLKTKNYKNSLDCLIKIYQKEGLRGINRGMVSTFIRETPSFGFYFLTYDCMTRYLGCEAEDSYVIPKLLFSGGMSGIVSWLSTYPMDVIKSRLQADGVGGVTQYSGILDCIRKSYHEEGWRVFTRGLTSTLLRAFPVNAATFATVTVFLMYMKSEDNLPECEPAPVIPQPSSL is encoded by the exons ATGGCTCTGGATTTTCTGGCGGGATGCGTCGGCG gtgctgctggtgtgcTGGTGGGACACCCCTTTGACACTGTTAAG GCTTTTGGACTCTATAAAGGTATTGGGTCACCAATGATGGGACTGACGTTCATTAACGCTCTGGTGTTCGGTGTGCAAGGAAACACCCTCCGTGCTCTGGGCAAAGACACTCCTCTGAACCAGTTCATtgcaggctcagcagcaggggCCATCCAGTGTGTCATCTGCTGCCCCATGGAGCTGGCCAAGACAAGGATGCAGCTTCAAGGAACGGGAGAATACAAACTGAAAACGAAGAACTACAAAAATTCTCTGGACTGTTTGATCAAAATCTACCAGAAGGAAGGGCTGAGGGGCATCAACAGGGGCATGGTCTCTACCTTCATCCGAGAAACTCCAAGCTTTGGCTTTTACTTCCTCACCTATGACTGCATGACTCGGTACCTGGGCTGTGAGGCCGAGGACAGCTATGTTATCCCcaagctgctgttttctgggGGGATGTCAGGAATCGTGTCCTGGCTCTCCACGTACCCCATGGACGTGATCAAGTCGCGGCTGCAGGCCGACGGCGTCGGGGGCGTCACGCAGTACAGCGGCATCCTGGACTGCATCCGCAAGAGCTACCACGAGGAGGGCTGGAGGGTGTTCACCAGGGGCCTCACCTCCACGCTGCTCCGGGCTTTCCCCGTCAATGCAGCCACCTttgccactgtcactgtgttCCTGATGTACATGAAGTCAGAGGACAACCTTCCTGAATGTGAGCCGGCTCCGGTGATCCCTCAGCCTTCCAGTCTGTGA
- the SLC25A29 gene encoding mitochondrial basic amino acids transporter isoform X5: MMGLTFINALVFGVQGNTLRALGKDTPLNQFIAGSAAGAIQCVICCPMELAKTRMQLQGTGEYKLKTKNYKNSLDCLIKIYQKEGLRGINRGMVSTFIRETPSFGFYFLTYDCMTRYLGCEAEDSYVIPKLLFSGGMSGIVSWLSTYPMDVIKSRLQADGVGGVTQYSGILDCIRKSYHEEGWRVFTRGLTSTLLRAFPVNAATFATVTVFLMYMKSEDNLPECEPAPVIPQPSSL; encoded by the coding sequence ATGATGGGACTGACGTTCATTAACGCTCTGGTGTTCGGTGTGCAAGGAAACACCCTCCGTGCTCTGGGCAAAGACACTCCTCTGAACCAGTTCATtgcaggctcagcagcaggggCCATCCAGTGTGTCATCTGCTGCCCCATGGAGCTGGCCAAGACAAGGATGCAGCTTCAAGGAACGGGAGAATACAAACTGAAAACGAAGAACTACAAAAATTCTCTGGACTGTTTGATCAAAATCTACCAGAAGGAAGGGCTGAGGGGCATCAACAGGGGCATGGTCTCTACCTTCATCCGAGAAACTCCAAGCTTTGGCTTTTACTTCCTCACCTATGACTGCATGACTCGGTACCTGGGCTGTGAGGCCGAGGACAGCTATGTTATCCCcaagctgctgttttctgggGGGATGTCAGGAATCGTGTCCTGGCTCTCCACGTACCCCATGGACGTGATCAAGTCGCGGCTGCAGGCCGACGGCGTCGGGGGCGTCACGCAGTACAGCGGCATCCTGGACTGCATCCGCAAGAGCTACCACGAGGAGGGCTGGAGGGTGTTCACCAGGGGCCTCACCTCCACGCTGCTCCGGGCTTTCCCCGTCAATGCAGCCACCTttgccactgtcactgtgttCCTGATGTACATGAAGTCAGAGGACAACCTTCCTGAATGTGAGCCGGCTCCGGTGATCCCTCAGCCTTCCAGTCTGTGA
- the SLC25A29 gene encoding mitochondrial basic amino acids transporter isoform X2, with protein MALDFLAGCVGGAAGVLVGHPFDTVKVRLQVQNVEKPLYRGTFHCFQSIIKQESAFGLYKGIGSPMMGLTFINALVFGVQGNTLRALGKDTPLNQFIAGSAAGAIQCVICCPMELAKTRMQLQGTGEYKLKTKNYKNSLDCLIKIYQKEGLRGINRGMVSTFIRETPSFGFYFLTYDCMTRYLGCEAEDSYVIPKLLFSGGMSGIVSWLSTYPMDVIKSRLQADGVGGVTQYSGILDCIRKSYHEEGWRVFTRGLTSTLLRAFPVNAATFATVTVFLMYMKSEDNLPECEPAPVIPQPSSL; from the exons ATGGCTCTGGATTTTCTGGCGGGATGCGTCGGCG gtgctgctggtgtgcTGGTGGGACACCCCTTTGACACTGTTAAG GTCCGTCTGCAAGTTCAAAATGTAGAGAAACCTCTCTACCGTGGGACTTTCCATTGCTTTCAGTCCATCATAAAGCAAGAATCT GCTTTTGGACTCTATAAAGGTATTGGGTCACCAATGATGGGACTGACGTTCATTAACGCTCTGGTGTTCGGTGTGCAAGGAAACACCCTCCGTGCTCTGGGCAAAGACACTCCTCTGAACCAGTTCATtgcaggctcagcagcaggggCCATCCAGTGTGTCATCTGCTGCCCCATGGAGCTGGCCAAGACAAGGATGCAGCTTCAAGGAACGGGAGAATACAAACTGAAAACGAAGAACTACAAAAATTCTCTGGACTGTTTGATCAAAATCTACCAGAAGGAAGGGCTGAGGGGCATCAACAGGGGCATGGTCTCTACCTTCATCCGAGAAACTCCAAGCTTTGGCTTTTACTTCCTCACCTATGACTGCATGACTCGGTACCTGGGCTGTGAGGCCGAGGACAGCTATGTTATCCCcaagctgctgttttctgggGGGATGTCAGGAATCGTGTCCTGGCTCTCCACGTACCCCATGGACGTGATCAAGTCGCGGCTGCAGGCCGACGGCGTCGGGGGCGTCACGCAGTACAGCGGCATCCTGGACTGCATCCGCAAGAGCTACCACGAGGAGGGCTGGAGGGTGTTCACCAGGGGCCTCACCTCCACGCTGCTCCGGGCTTTCCCCGTCAATGCAGCCACCTttgccactgtcactgtgttCCTGATGTACATGAAGTCAGAGGACAACCTTCCTGAATGTGAGCCGGCTCCGGTGATCCCTCAGCCTTCCAGTCTGTGA
- the SLC25A29 gene encoding mitochondrial basic amino acids transporter isoform X1: MLCTHTSGWWSCCSSRARKKLQSNNHGINFISGAAGVLVGHPFDTVKVRLQVQNVEKPLYRGTFHCFQSIIKQESAFGLYKGIGSPMMGLTFINALVFGVQGNTLRALGKDTPLNQFIAGSAAGAIQCVICCPMELAKTRMQLQGTGEYKLKTKNYKNSLDCLIKIYQKEGLRGINRGMVSTFIRETPSFGFYFLTYDCMTRYLGCEAEDSYVIPKLLFSGGMSGIVSWLSTYPMDVIKSRLQADGVGGVTQYSGILDCIRKSYHEEGWRVFTRGLTSTLLRAFPVNAATFATVTVFLMYMKSEDNLPECEPAPVIPQPSSL; the protein is encoded by the exons ATGTTGTGCACTCACACCTCAGGCTGGTGGTCCTGCTGTAgctccagagccaggaagaAACTTCAGAGTAACAACCATGgcattaatttcatttcaggtgctgctggtgtgcTGGTGGGACACCCCTTTGACACTGTTAAG GTCCGTCTGCAAGTTCAAAATGTAGAGAAACCTCTCTACCGTGGGACTTTCCATTGCTTTCAGTCCATCATAAAGCAAGAATCT GCTTTTGGACTCTATAAAGGTATTGGGTCACCAATGATGGGACTGACGTTCATTAACGCTCTGGTGTTCGGTGTGCAAGGAAACACCCTCCGTGCTCTGGGCAAAGACACTCCTCTGAACCAGTTCATtgcaggctcagcagcaggggCCATCCAGTGTGTCATCTGCTGCCCCATGGAGCTGGCCAAGACAAGGATGCAGCTTCAAGGAACGGGAGAATACAAACTGAAAACGAAGAACTACAAAAATTCTCTGGACTGTTTGATCAAAATCTACCAGAAGGAAGGGCTGAGGGGCATCAACAGGGGCATGGTCTCTACCTTCATCCGAGAAACTCCAAGCTTTGGCTTTTACTTCCTCACCTATGACTGCATGACTCGGTACCTGGGCTGTGAGGCCGAGGACAGCTATGTTATCCCcaagctgctgttttctgggGGGATGTCAGGAATCGTGTCCTGGCTCTCCACGTACCCCATGGACGTGATCAAGTCGCGGCTGCAGGCCGACGGCGTCGGGGGCGTCACGCAGTACAGCGGCATCCTGGACTGCATCCGCAAGAGCTACCACGAGGAGGGCTGGAGGGTGTTCACCAGGGGCCTCACCTCCACGCTGCTCCGGGCTTTCCCCGTCAATGCAGCCACCTttgccactgtcactgtgttCCTGATGTACATGAAGTCAGAGGACAACCTTCCTGAATGTGAGCCGGCTCCGGTGATCCCTCAGCCTTCCAGTCTGTGA
- the SLC25A29 gene encoding mitochondrial basic amino acids transporter isoform X3 codes for MLCTHTSGWWSCCSSRARKKLQSNNHGINFISGAAGVLVGHPFDTVKAFGLYKGIGSPMMGLTFINALVFGVQGNTLRALGKDTPLNQFIAGSAAGAIQCVICCPMELAKTRMQLQGTGEYKLKTKNYKNSLDCLIKIYQKEGLRGINRGMVSTFIRETPSFGFYFLTYDCMTRYLGCEAEDSYVIPKLLFSGGMSGIVSWLSTYPMDVIKSRLQADGVGGVTQYSGILDCIRKSYHEEGWRVFTRGLTSTLLRAFPVNAATFATVTVFLMYMKSEDNLPECEPAPVIPQPSSL; via the exons ATGTTGTGCACTCACACCTCAGGCTGGTGGTCCTGCTGTAgctccagagccaggaagaAACTTCAGAGTAACAACCATGgcattaatttcatttcaggtgctgctggtgtgcTGGTGGGACACCCCTTTGACACTGTTAAG GCTTTTGGACTCTATAAAGGTATTGGGTCACCAATGATGGGACTGACGTTCATTAACGCTCTGGTGTTCGGTGTGCAAGGAAACACCCTCCGTGCTCTGGGCAAAGACACTCCTCTGAACCAGTTCATtgcaggctcagcagcaggggCCATCCAGTGTGTCATCTGCTGCCCCATGGAGCTGGCCAAGACAAGGATGCAGCTTCAAGGAACGGGAGAATACAAACTGAAAACGAAGAACTACAAAAATTCTCTGGACTGTTTGATCAAAATCTACCAGAAGGAAGGGCTGAGGGGCATCAACAGGGGCATGGTCTCTACCTTCATCCGAGAAACTCCAAGCTTTGGCTTTTACTTCCTCACCTATGACTGCATGACTCGGTACCTGGGCTGTGAGGCCGAGGACAGCTATGTTATCCCcaagctgctgttttctgggGGGATGTCAGGAATCGTGTCCTGGCTCTCCACGTACCCCATGGACGTGATCAAGTCGCGGCTGCAGGCCGACGGCGTCGGGGGCGTCACGCAGTACAGCGGCATCCTGGACTGCATCCGCAAGAGCTACCACGAGGAGGGCTGGAGGGTGTTCACCAGGGGCCTCACCTCCACGCTGCTCCGGGCTTTCCCCGTCAATGCAGCCACCTttgccactgtcactgtgttCCTGATGTACATGAAGTCAGAGGACAACCTTCCTGAATGTGAGCCGGCTCCGGTGATCCCTCAGCCTTCCAGTCTGTGA